A portion of the Syntrophales bacterium genome contains these proteins:
- a CDS encoding TonB-dependent receptor codes for MCEANAYLNTEEGKEELLMEGVNILRPDKDGVYLQSIFGEQKLVKAHINSTMSAYDLRMKKRRFKMRSLKLVFVLVAIMGLFFSQVSWAEEKGVNKLEEIVVTATKYETPIKDIPGSVTVITSEEIKNQHLPNGDIGDVLRSIPGITLRRAYAPFPAYPNIRGVGSDLTVILVNGIPTNWEITQAIPPENIERIEIVRGPASALYGANASGGVINIITKEGKKEFKSTFSGGYGTFDTYRLSATASGGLDKLYYSLAVAQEESDGENIVTNNVVPGITMVEKCRYDKKSVSLNTNYRFNGSSRLSFLYNFFNDDYTRGRPNVGGDWDRHFASLIYDQKLGESFAFKGSLGYRYDDLLHRYDYGGTKYAERQRRYTDYDETPLELQLTGDIGLRNTLTAGFFYNKQTTDQDFISSTTGASTQQNRYKIRTIAGYLQDVWKPTESSIVTAGVRYDKWKNYDNTFTTFKTRNPEDSSHDNWSPKVGLRYNFTAQTSIWTNYGMGYMPPTPEQLYDDRTSGGNPRQPNPDLKPEKTHSWELGMEKWFGESVQARLVGFYNYTDDKILSWFSADNVWMNKNIGRTQSYGTEFEIALHPLEHLLVTANYTWNKAKIDENPSKPAQEGNWLPFSPKHKANLGVTYAMENNFTVSGFARYLSLQHTNDDNKKYTAAGEEMFMDSSFVVDLKAVKHLPVRWGCLRNIDLSLSVDNVFDEKYRTFYVYEDPGRVFFGEVKFTF; via the coding sequence GTGTGTGAAGCAAATGCTTATCTGAACACGGAAGAAGGAAAGGAAGAGCTTCTTATGGAGGGGGTAAATATACTTCGGCCCGACAAGGATGGAGTCTATCTACAGAGTATCTTTGGGGAGCAGAAGTTAGTGAAGGCTCACATCAATTCTACAATGAGCGCTTACGATTTGAGAATGAAAAAGAGGAGGTTTAAGATGAGGTCTTTGAAGTTGGTTTTTGTTTTAGTAGCGATTATGGGTCTTTTTTTCTCCCAGGTGAGTTGGGCGGAGGAGAAAGGGGTCAACAAACTGGAGGAGATTGTGGTGACAGCCACAAAATACGAGACTCCGATAAAGGATATACCTGGTTCGGTTACAGTCATTACCTCAGAAGAGATAAAAAACCAGCATCTGCCCAACGGTGATATAGGGGATGTTTTACGTTCGATTCCAGGTATTACCCTCCGCCGCGCATATGCTCCTTTTCCCGCCTATCCCAATATCCGCGGGGTGGGTAGCGACCTGACGGTCATTCTGGTCAACGGTATCCCCACTAACTGGGAAATCACTCAGGCTATACCGCCGGAGAATATTGAACGAATCGAAATTGTTCGCGGACCCGCCTCTGCCCTTTACGGGGCCAATGCCAGCGGCGGGGTAATAAATATAATAACCAAAGAGGGCAAGAAGGAGTTTAAGAGCACCTTCAGCGGGGGATACGGCACCTTCGATACCTATCGTCTTAGCGCTACTGCAAGTGGAGGTTTAGACAAGTTATATTACTCCCTTGCAGTTGCACAAGAAGAATCGGACGGAGAGAACATAGTAACCAATAATGTCGTTCCCGGCATAACGATGGTCGAAAAATGCAGATATGATAAAAAGAGTGTTTCCCTCAATACAAACTATAGATTCAATGGCAGTTCCAGGTTGTCGTTTCTCTATAACTTCTTCAATGATGACTATACCAGAGGCCGTCCCAATGTGGGAGGTGACTGGGACCGGCACTTTGCCAGTCTCATCTATGACCAGAAGCTGGGCGAGAGCTTTGCCTTCAAAGGTTCATTGGGATACCGTTATGATGACCTCTTGCACCGCTATGATTACGGAGGAACCAAGTATGCCGAAAGGCAAAGACGCTATACCGATTATGATGAAACCCCCTTAGAATTACAGCTCACCGGTGACATTGGTTTGAGAAATACCCTGACTGCCGGTTTCTTTTATAATAAACAGACGACCGACCAGGATTTTATCAGTTCTACTACCGGCGCTTCCACACAGCAAAATAGGTACAAGATAAGGACTATTGCGGGCTATCTGCAGGATGTGTGGAAACCGACAGAGTCATCGATCGTCACAGCAGGAGTTCGATATGACAAATGGAAGAACTATGACAATACCTTTACCACCTTTAAGACTAGAAACCCTGAGGACAGTTCCCATGATAATTGGAGCCCCAAGGTCGGGTTAAGGTATAACTTTACAGCGCAGACTTCTATCTGGACAAACTACGGTATGGGCTACATGCCTCCCACTCCTGAACAACTGTATGATGATCGAACGTCCGGGGGGAATCCGAGGCAGCCTAACCCGGATCTCAAGCCTGAGAAGACCCATTCCTGGGAGCTTGGTATGGAGAAATGGTTTGGCGAATCCGTACAGGCCAGGCTCGTTGGTTTTTACAATTACACCGATGACAAGATACTCTCATGGTTTAGTGCGGATAACGTCTGGATGAATAAGAATATTGGGCGTACGCAGTCTTATGGAACTGAATTTGAGATTGCATTACATCCTCTTGAGCACTTGCTGGTGACGGCAAACTATACCTGGAATAAGGCCAAGATCGATGAAAACCCTTCCAAACCGGCACAGGAAGGCAACTGGCTGCCCTTTAGCCCGAAGCATAAGGCTAATCTGGGTGTAACTTATGCTATGGAAAATAATTTTACCGTCAGCGGGTTTGCACGTTATCTGAGCCTTCAGCATACCAATGATGATAATAAAAAATATACCGCTGCAGGAGAAGAGATGTTTATGGACAGTTCATTTGTAGTAGATTTAAAAGCCGTAAAGCATTTGCCTGTTAGATGGGGTTGTCTGAGAAATATCGATCTTTCATTGAGCGTGGATAACGTATTCGATGAGAAATATAGAACCTTCTATGTGTACGAGGACCCGGGCAGGGTATTCTTCGGAGAGGTGAAGTTTACTTTCTAA
- the nikR gene encoding nickel-responsive transcriptional regulator NikR, whose protein sequence is MGEVVRFGVSLDESLLGKFDQLIARKGYTNRSEAIRDLIRDSLVQAEWEVGTGETIGTITIVYNHHTREISDTLAHLQHRYYRSIVSTTHIHLDEHNCLEVLIVRGKGEEIKEISDRLIGARGVKHGKLSLTTTGKELT, encoded by the coding sequence ATGGGAGAGGTTGTACGTTTCGGCGTTTCGTTAGATGAGAGTCTGCTGGGAAAATTTGATCAGCTCATTGCCCGCAAGGGTTACACCAACCGCTCGGAAGCCATTCGAGACCTGATCCGTGACAGCCTGGTGCAGGCGGAGTGGGAGGTCGGTACAGGCGAGACGATAGGGACAATTACCATTGTTTATAACCATCATACGAGAGAGATTTCCGATACCCTTGCTCATCTGCAGCATCGTTATTACAGGTCTATCGTCTCTACCACGCATATACACCTGGATGAGCATAACTGTCTGGAGGTCTTGATTGTTAGGGGGAAGGGTGAAGAAATTAAAGAGATCAGTGATCGACTTATCGGCGCCAGGGGAGTGAAACATGGAAAACTATCTCTCACGACTACGGGAAAAGAACTGACATAA
- a CDS encoding TonB family protein encodes MNILNIRHNPGLFISGIIHILIMAIPVSFAVVQKFGEIELFVITEEMSSVRKQEIPEKTLKVSRVLSQKTKNMEEPLKIEEHPEITEEKVIEPILITDKRKDIALPLAIADPLEKASPAPQSFASTGTSGPRDVEFGTATGPKFLHRRIPVYPLMARKLGKEGVVVLRLAIDHRGNLLNVEVTERAGYGFTEAAIEAVKRSTFLPAKRDGQPIISHALLPIRFMLRRD; translated from the coding sequence TTGAACATATTGAACATACGGCATAACCCCGGGCTTTTTATTTCAGGAATTATTCATATCCTTATTATGGCTATTCCTGTCTCTTTTGCCGTTGTCCAGAAATTTGGTGAGATAGAGCTTTTTGTAATAACCGAAGAGATGTCTTCTGTTCGAAAGCAAGAGATACCGGAAAAGACACTAAAAGTTAGCAGAGTATTGTCACAGAAGACGAAGAACATGGAAGAACCCCTGAAAATTGAGGAACATCCTGAAATTACAGAAGAAAAAGTAATAGAACCTATATTAATTACGGATAAGAGAAAAGATATTGCTTTACCCCTGGCGATTGCTGACCCTCTGGAGAAGGCTTCTCCCGCACCTCAGTCTTTTGCCTCAACCGGAACTTCAGGGCCTCGTGATGTGGAATTCGGGACGGCAACAGGGCCTAAATTTCTGCACAGGAGAATACCTGTTTACCCTTTGATGGCAAGAAAACTCGGCAAAGAGGGAGTGGTTGTTTTGCGACTTGCCATTGACCACAGGGGTAATCTTTTAAATGTTGAAGTTACAGAAAGAGCCGGTTACGGCTTTACAGAGGCGGCGATTGAGGCTGTGAAAAGATCAACATTTCTCCCGGCAAAGAGAGACGGGCAACCCATTATTTCACATGCCCTATTGCCCATAAGATTTATGCTCAGGAGGGATTGA
- a CDS encoding ABC transporter substrate-binding protein: MIPLIFLAVVSSAGSSYAKCREIVDTEGRRVVIPEKINKAVILSGTCIETIYILGALDRVAGISKSIVDSALCKFIPALKRIPVIAQSVRNINIERVLALKPDILVTIGPEHPLGMDRKTIKRLEEFGIPVVLLNLESLDENYYSIELMGKIFGNERRAAELINHMKGIIGGIQCKLKKIDDTRRIKALYISGAGPNYIAGGYWGKQDIRVLAGAHNVAEDIKLFMTTVSFEQISIWNPDVITISASAKYTAADVMNNPHLRHINAVGQKRVYKHPREIAGLFTPRVPLLLAWHTAKFYPELMIDWADITDKFFKKFYGVSYHDPKD, translated from the coding sequence GTGATACCTTTAATCTTTCTTGCTGTTGTCTCGTCTGCAGGAAGTTCATATGCTAAGTGCAGAGAGATTGTTGATACCGAGGGGAGAAGGGTGGTTATACCGGAGAAGATTAATAAAGCGGTAATTTTGAGCGGGACCTGTATCGAAACGATATATATTTTGGGGGCTCTGGACAGGGTGGCGGGCATCAGCAAAAGCATAGTCGACAGCGCTTTGTGTAAGTTCATACCGGCTCTGAAAAGAATCCCCGTAATAGCCCAATCGGTACGCAATATAAATATAGAAAGGGTTCTTGCGCTGAAGCCGGATATCCTTGTCACCATAGGGCCGGAACATCCGCTAGGTATGGACAGAAAGACGATAAAGAGGTTGGAGGAATTCGGCATACCCGTCGTCCTGCTGAATCTGGAGAGTCTGGATGAAAACTATTATTCGATTGAACTCATGGGAAAGATCTTTGGAAACGAAAGGCGTGCGGCAGAGCTGATAAACCATATGAAAGGCATCATAGGGGGTATTCAATGTAAATTGAAAAAGATAGACGATACTCGCAGGATCAAGGCATTGTACATCTCCGGAGCCGGACCGAATTATATTGCAGGCGGCTACTGGGGTAAACAGGACATAAGGGTTCTTGCAGGCGCTCACAACGTTGCGGAGGATATAAAACTATTCATGACAACAGTATCCTTCGAGCAGATCAGTATATGGAATCCTGATGTGATTACCATATCCGCCTCTGCAAAATACACGGCAGCGGATGTGATGAATAACCCACATCTTAGGCATATAAATGCAGTCGGACAAAAGAGGGTATACAAACATCCCCGTGAGATAGCCGGACTTTTCACCCCACGTGTTCCTCTTCTGCTTGCATGGCATACGGCGAAGTTTTATCCCGAACTCATGATCGACTGGGCCGATATTACAGATAAATTTTTTAAGAAATTTTACGGAGTCTCGTATCATGACCCGAAAGACTAA
- a CDS encoding SPFH domain-containing protein, whose product MGTNNIGLGRHTLKTANIPILTKILSLPWGTTSPLRAEVYFTNMKVFPNLKWGTRDPVAFRDAELGLIRLRAFGVFNLRVIQPVFFINSLVGTQGMFTTEEIEEYLNRVIVSRFNDFVGESIDTIFNLPARYNELSEELKKLLPSYLLDRTVKYNLFLPFAPGVVGTWRGRKLPWYSSARTAILWSCPGTVFDPVSFIVMAPGADGPLYYLPFWRLKVTIEGIKLASYADLIRVGNLPRAITDVCEEKTLYFWFPAFKVNPALFLRWARQMTVFQPEGKTDDTLPNGLYPVTLPVQEALESAKIIIASITADKRAIFPLLSKIQLRLEESHLVYHPFTVSHHELIHTQMHLSIDKKALTYGIGL is encoded by the coding sequence ATGGGAACGAATAATATCGGCCTGGGCAGGCATACCCTGAAAACCGCCAATATCCCTATACTGACGAAGATACTCAGTCTGCCGTGGGGGACGACCAGCCCTCTCCGTGCAGAAGTTTATTTTACCAACATGAAGGTTTTCCCCAATCTGAAATGGGGGACACGAGATCCCGTCGCCTTCAGGGATGCGGAACTGGGCCTGATCCGTCTCCGGGCTTTTGGTGTTTTTAATCTTCGTGTCATACAGCCGGTTTTCTTCATCAACAGCCTCGTAGGAACCCAGGGAATGTTTACCACCGAGGAGATTGAGGAATACCTGAACCGTGTTATCGTCTCACGTTTTAACGATTTCGTGGGAGAAAGCATTGACACCATTTTCAATCTTCCCGCCCGCTACAATGAACTCTCGGAGGAATTGAAAAAGCTCCTCCCATCTTACCTCCTGGACAGGACGGTCAAATACAATTTATTCCTACCCTTTGCCCCCGGTGTGGTTGGGACCTGGAGGGGGAGAAAGCTTCCCTGGTACTCATCTGCAAGAACTGCAATTCTGTGGAGCTGTCCCGGAACGGTATTTGACCCCGTCTCATTTATCGTGATGGCGCCAGGTGCCGATGGCCCATTATACTATCTTCCTTTCTGGAGGTTGAAAGTCACCATCGAGGGTATCAAACTCGCCTCCTACGCAGACCTGATCAGGGTGGGAAACTTACCCAGAGCCATTACGGACGTCTGCGAGGAAAAAACACTCTATTTCTGGTTCCCTGCCTTCAAAGTTAATCCTGCCCTCTTCTTAAGATGGGCAAGACAGATGACTGTCTTTCAACCGGAAGGCAAGACAGATGATACACTTCCCAACGGGCTTTATCCGGTTACCCTTCCCGTTCAAGAAGCGTTAGAAAGTGCAAAGATTATCATCGCAAGCATCACCGCGGATAAAAGGGCAATTTTCCCCCTTCTCTCTAAAATCCAGCTCAGATTAGAGGAGTCTCATCTCGTTTACCACCCGTTTACCGTAAGCCACCATGAACTTATCCATACACAGATGCATTTGAGCATTGATAAAAAGGCCCTCACTTACGGGATAGGTTTGTAG
- a CDS encoding biopolymer transporter ExbD, whose protein sequence is MEFERRRHNHAHMDIAPLVDVVFLLLLFFMLTSHLIQEPAIRIKLPESKTAEAKNKAIKTVFITKDGKIYFMDKRVELRNLQMAIKEGLTDRERDFLRIKADRDVSVGILVSVIDEVRHSGIKNFSIATERR, encoded by the coding sequence ATGGAATTTGAACGCAGACGACATAATCATGCTCATATGGATATTGCTCCATTGGTGGATGTGGTATTTCTCCTGCTTTTATTCTTCATGCTTACATCTCATCTGATACAGGAACCGGCAATCAGGATCAAGCTTCCCGAATCAAAGACAGCAGAGGCAAAGAATAAAGCGATTAAAACAGTATTTATTACGAAGGATGGCAAGATCTATTTTATGGATAAAAGGGTGGAACTAAGGAACCTTCAAATGGCGATTAAAGAAGGATTAACCGATAGGGAAAGAGACTTTTTGCGGATAAAGGCGGACAGGGATGTAAGTGTTGGCATTTTAGTAAGTGTGATTGATGAGGTAAGGCATTCAGGGATCAAGAATTTCAGTATTGCGACTGAAAGGAGGTGA
- a CDS encoding MotA/TolQ/ExbB proton channel family protein, with protein sequence MIEFFLKGGFLMYPIMLCSLAGVALLINKFLQYRRILKEIGRPDILKVKPAILVPLLTALENGGNEKELSVIGTRQVREMEKGLSWLGLIATIAPLLGLTGTVTGMIKAFMVISNSSSVSPSMLAGGIWEALITTAAGLLVAIPVHIGHHYLEKQADDIAFMMKEITMSLYMRKQNAG encoded by the coding sequence ATGATTGAGTTTTTCCTGAAGGGCGGATTCCTGATGTATCCAATCATGCTCTGTTCTCTTGCAGGAGTTGCACTCTTAATCAATAAATTTTTGCAGTACAGAAGAATCTTGAAAGAGATAGGCAGACCAGATATCCTGAAAGTGAAACCGGCCATATTAGTTCCTCTATTAACGGCGCTGGAGAATGGTGGGAACGAAAAAGAATTATCGGTCATCGGCACCCGGCAGGTAAGGGAGATGGAAAAAGGACTGAGCTGGCTTGGACTCATTGCGACGATAGCACCGCTCCTTGGTCTTACAGGTACTGTTACAGGCATGATTAAGGCATTTATGGTGATCTCAAACAGTTCGAGTGTGAGTCCTTCGATGCTCGCCGGAGGCATCTGGGAAGCCCTCATTACGACGGCAGCAGGATTACTCGTAGCGATACCGGTACATATTGGGCATCACTACCTTGAAAAGCAGGCCGACGATATCGCCTTTATGATGAAGGAGATAACCATGAGTCTCTATATGAGGAAACAAAATGCGGGCTAA